The following are encoded together in the Leptidea sinapis chromosome 29, ilLepSina1.1, whole genome shotgun sequence genome:
- the LOC126973483 gene encoding uncharacterized protein LOC126973483 produces the protein MSVIADMPSKKLIHYYLTLLEEEALESEEAEILTIYHLNNSMRKHRFWLRNHIKHRSEHSEYFTFFQTADEETFENSYRVSRCTFYELHSLIEPYIRKQDTNYRNSISSRERLAVCLKYLATGQSFTTMGENFRIGLKSVSRIVEEVCDALWNILQPLVMSQPTENDWKEIAKDFDELWQFKNCIGALDGKHVYIKAPSKTGSSFFNYKKRFSVVLMCLADAKRKIIMADVGSMGRFSDAGIFDNSIFGKSLKEKRLNLPQPVPFYQGGAKMPFVFIGDEAFPLMENFMRPYPRDGLNAEKKFLITDYQEHVVLLRQLSVY, from the exons ATGTCAGTGATAGCAGACATGCCATCGAAAAAGTTGATACATTATTACCTTACATTGCTTGAGGAAGAAGCGTTGGAGTCAGAAGAAGCCGAAATACTTACCATATACCATTTGAACAATTCTATGAGGAAACATAGATTTTGGTTAAGAAATCATATCAAACATCGTTCAGAACACagtgaatattttacttttttccaAACAGCTGATGAAGAAACTTTCGAAAATTCTTATAGAGTTTCAAGATGTACTTTTTATGAACTTCACTCCCTGATTGAACCATATATTCGGAAACAAGACACAAATTACAGAAATTCAATTAGTAGCCGTGAAAGATTAGCGGTGTGTTTAAA gtATTTAGCAACCGGCCAGTCATTTACAACGATGGGAGAGAATTTTAGAATTGGATTGAAAAGTGTATCAAGAATTGTTGAGGAGGTTTGTGATGCTTTATGGAATATATTGCAACCTCTTGTCATGTCACAACCAACAGAAAACGACTGGAAAGAAATCGCAAAAGATTTTGATGAACTATggcaatttaaaaattgtataggTGCTCTTGATGGCAAGCACGTATATATCAAGGCTCCCTCGAAAACCGGGTCCTCGTTTTTCAACTACAAAAAGAGATTTTCTGTAGTATTGATGTGTTTAGCTGATGCCAAAAGGAAAATCATAATGGCTGATGTGGGATCTATGGGAAGATTTTCTGATGCAGGAATTTTTGATAACAGCATTTTCGGAAAGAGTCTAAAAGAAAAGAGATTGAATTTACCTCAGCCGGTACCATTTTATCAAGGTGGAGCAAAAATGCCGTTCGTATTTATAGGAGACGAAGCTTTTCCATTAATGGAAAATTTTATGAGGCCTTACCCACGTGATGGACTTAAcgcagaaaaaaaatttttaattaccgATTATCAAGAGCACGTCGTATTGTTGAGGCAACTTTCGGTGTATTGA
- the LOC126973482 gene encoding uncharacterized protein LOC126973482, with protein MDEKLIESVKKFPCIWNTSSEFYKCNETKDAAWDQIIIETNISDVTTAKSRWKQLRDNHRDALKRQNATRSGQARKQRKEWKYQKAMSFLLPYMSNRDRSTNFTPLDHSVSETSNPPNTIEESSRESCNFLPSNSNNLPSADDPKNPTASESLPSTSKKRKNDEILDYLKKNQERREVLERERIELKNMMSASDKYDEIDLFFLNLAASTKKLPYYFQLQIKKTCFNAVMSAEESNLQHSWYSPNNYGYSTGSTPTSDNINTSIDTPSASDNINTSINIPSASDNINTSLNIPSASDNTNTSVNIPSASDNINTSIINPSALQIPTTQDIETSAAEPTEPNENAVNFETDYDF; from the exons ATGGATGaaaaacttattgaaagtgTGAAAAAGTTTCCGTGCATTTGGAACACATCTTCAGAATTTTACAAATGCAACGAAACAAAAGATGCTGCGTGGGACCAAATTATCATTGAAACAAACATATCGGAtg TTACAACTGCCAAGTCGCGATGGAAACAACTGAGAGATAACCATCGGGATGCCTTAAAAAGACAAAATGCAACAAGGAGTGGACAGGCTAGAAAACAACGAAAAGAATGGAAATATCAAAAAGCCATGTCATTTTTATTGCCTTACATGAGTAACAGAGACCGGTCAACAAATTTTACGCCCCTGGACCACTCAGTAAGCGAAACTTCAAATCCGCCAAATACCATTGAAGAGAGTTCACGGGAATCATGCAATTTTTtgccatcaaattcaaataatcttcCTTCTGCCGATGATCCTAAGAATCCAACAGCTTCGGAATCTCTTCCATCAACATCCAAAAAAAGAAAGAACGAtgaaattctagattatttaaaaaaaaatcaagaacgCCGCGAAGTGTTGGAACGAGAACGGATAGAACTTAAAAACATGATGTCAGCCAGTGATAAATACGATGAAatagacttattttttttaaatttggctgCATCGACAAAAAAGCTGCCGTATTATTTTcaacttcaaattaaaaaaacctgCTTTAATGCGGTAATGTCAGCTGAAGAAAGTAATCTTCAACATAGTTGGTATTCTCCGAATAATTATGGTTATTCTACAGGCTCAACACCTACATCAGATAACATCAACACTAGTATCGATACTCCTAGTGCTTCAGATAATATCAACACTAGTATCAATATTCCTAGTGCTTCAGATAATATCAACACTAGTCTTAATATTCCTAGTGCTTCAGATAATACCAACACTAGTGTCAATATTCCTAGTGCTTCAGATAATATTAACACTAGTATCATTAATCCTAGCGCTTTACAAATTCCAACAACCCAGGATATTGAAACATCTGCAGCAGAGCCAACAGAACCCAATGAAAATGCGGTCAATTTTGAGACAGATtacgatttttaa
- the LOC126973480 gene encoding uncharacterized protein LOC126973480 — protein sequence MDSRVFSAAAIFLAAYCLKKRKQSRIKKKPRRFWIRKMYERRHQYGNRLLGDLVYDQTVHNFTQEFENLCSLLSDKIKKCDTKYREAITVNERVLITLRFLATGDSYSSLQYLFRVTKQSISRIVPEVCDAIIEALSDYVKIPSTEEEWLAISKEFENKWNFPHAIGAMDGKHVMLQAPINSGTDYDNYKQFPSIVLFGLVDASYNFLCVNVGSKGRISDGGVFKSTTLYKKLEKKELNVPKKKILEIPYVTEVPYFILSDKAFALNEYTMKPFEGNPENGSKERIFNYRLSRARRVVENAFGILSAIFRVFRKPILLEPNKATKVVLAAVYLYNYIRKNTSTNLISPELFDRELDGALIPGQWRN from the exons ATGGACAGTCGTGTATTTTCAGCTGCAGCTATTTTCCTAGCTGCTTATTGTTTAAAGAAACGAAAACAGTCACGTATCAAGAAAAAACCTAGACGCTTctggattagaaaaatgtatGAGCGTCGCCACCAATATGGAAATAGATTACTTGGAGATTTAGTATATGATCAGACTGTACATAATTTTACACAAGAGTTCGAAAATTTGTGCTCATTGTTgtctgataaaataaaaaagtgcgATACAAAATATAGAGAAGCAATCACTGTGAATGAACGagttttaataactttaagATTTTTAGCAACCGGAGATTCTTATAGCAGCTTGCAATATTTATTTCGAGTAACGAAGCAGAGTATCTCCAGAATAGTTCCAGAAGTTTGTGACGCTATTATTGAAGCCTTAAGTGATTAtgtaaag atcCCATCTACAGAAGAAGAGTGGCTTGCTATATCAaaagaatttgaaaataaatggaaTTTTCCCCACGCTATTGGAGCGATGGATGGAAAACATGTTATGTTGCAGGCACCGATTAACAGTGGCActgattatgataattacaaGCAATTTCCAAGCATCGTGCTTTTTGGATTAGTTGATGCTAGCTAcaattttttgtgtgtaaatgtTGGTAGCAAAGGGCGAATCTCTGATGGTGGTGTTTTTAAAAGCACAACGTTGTATAAAAAGCTAGAAAAGAAAGAATTGAACGTGCCTAAAAAGAAGATATTGGAAATACCATATGTAACAGAAgttccttattttattttatccgaTAAAGCCTTTGCACTCAATGAATATACCATGAAACCATTTGAGGGCAACCCAGAAAATGGTTCTAaagaaagaatatttaattatcgCCTTAGCCGAGCTCGACGTGTCGTTGAGAATGCATTTGGTATATTAAGTGCCATATTTCGCGTTTTTAGAAAACCTATCTTACTAGAGCCAAATAAAGCAACAAAGGTTGTCTTAGCAGCTGTATATTTGTACAACTACATCCGAAAAAATACTTCAACTAATCTTATTTCACCGGAATTGTTTGACAGAGAACTTGATGGCGCACTGATTCCTGGCCAATggagaaattaa
- the LOC126973473 gene encoding uncharacterized protein LOC126973473 gives MVAMRRHNVDLMALNETWLRAGQDARAPELADYRLRHTPRPTSVRSRGGGVGYYIRKGLTARVLQHPVTSMVECMQGKTLVVGTAYRPPWLDPDLFFSALTETIGSFVWTDYLILIGDFNINVLDHKHPNCRNFELFLKTSNLSQHVSQPTHFTAQSETLIDCVCTNVSITNLTIDYIESLSSHAFITCSLNIRKDKIQPKCITYRPLRNIDIKSFNQSLDNIHWTNLLLLNNIHDIVSHLTFYIKSLFDFHAPKKTTKIKNNRYPWITYNMEMIMKCRDEAHILAKKSKLDVNVERYKHLKKYVTQALEREKQAYFSTYVNANSRKPKKMWKHIKDQVRLKPKHDTTTLSPQQSRRHNIPGTNKITLPTRTYFESHRHGTAFFKFEHVDENMVLTAIKEIKSQAVGLDDVSLDMLLLTLSHTRPY, from the coding sequence ATGGTGGCTATGCGGCGCCACAACGTTGATTTGATGGCTCTCAACGAGACCTGGTTGCGGGCGGGGCAAGACGCTCGCGCCCCTGAACTCGCGGACTACAGGCTGAGACACACGCCGCGCCCAACCAGTGTCCGCTCGCGCGGAGGTGGCGTTGGATATTACATTAGGAAAGGTCTGACAGCGCGGGTCTTGCAACACCCTGTTACGTCTATGGTAGAATGTATGCAAGGTAAAACGTTGGTTGTAGGCACGGCATACCGACCGCCGTGGTTGGATCCGGATTTATTTTTTAGTGCTCTAACGGAAACCATAGGATCATTTGTGTGGACAGATTACCTAATCTTAATAGGAGATTTTAACATAAATGTTCTAGACCACAAGCACCCTAACTGTAGAAACTTTGAATTGTTTCTCAAAACTTCCAACCTGTCACAGCACGTTTCTCAACCCACGCATTTTACTGCTCAGTCGGAGACCCTTATTGATTGTGTTTGTACTAACGTTTCTATAACAAACTTAACAATAGACTATATTGAGTCACTCAGTAGTCATGCTTTTATAACTTGTAGTCTGAACATACGGAAAGATAAAATACAACCCAAGTGTATTACATACAGACCCTTAAGAAATATTGACATTAAATCATTTAACCAATCATTAGACAACATACACTGGACcaatttattactattaaataatatacacgACATCGTCTCTCATTTGACCTTTtatattaaatcattatttGACTTTCATGCAcctaaaaaaacaacaaaaataaaaaacaaccgatATCCATGGATCACTTATAATATGGAAATGATTATGAAGTGTCGCGATGAAGCCCATATCTTGGCAAAAAAATCTAAACTTGACGTAAATGTTGAGAGATAcaagcatttaaaaaaatacgtaacACAAGCTTTAGAAAGAGAAAAACAAGCGTACTTCAGTACATACGTAAACGCAAATTCTCGCAAACCTAAAAAAATGTGGAAACATATAAAGGACCAGGTAAGATTAAAACCTAAACATGACACTACTACCCTCTCACCTCAACAATCCCGAAGACATAACATTCCAGGTACTAACAAAATAACGCTTCCAACCCGAACATATTTTGAGTCACACCGTCATGGCACAGCGTTCTTTAAATTTGAACACGTGGATGAAAACATGGTTTTAACAGCaatcaaagaaataaaatcaCAGGCTGTTGGATTGGATGATGTGTCTCTTGATATGTTACTCCTTACCTTGTCACATACACGCCCATATTAA